From a single Oreochromis niloticus isolate F11D_XX linkage group LG4, O_niloticus_UMD_NMBU, whole genome shotgun sequence genomic region:
- the LOC109201987 gene encoding uncharacterized protein LOC109201987: MELQAFADFLCCCKTAMSQMKGLEVLNDCNENQKMLAKLPDWLTSRWNRKVTEVQEETHTFPSFSQFVDFISREAKIACNPITSLYALKPSETEGAKTTRNRGNGAKVLATRSNERTVSASCVYCERSGHSLLKCRRFINESIVERLKFVQDKKLCFGCLNSGHRSKDCESRETCDTCNKRHPTCLHDNRNKEDRTRRHQTKNSDRTRQTNSDVSQDNSVTPTTSEATSNRVTQNVDDTHTSSIIPVWVSTKGEPEHEILVYALLDTQSDTTFILEETAQALHVKGESTQLKLTTMSSRNTVVACRKLSGLQVRGFYSNKTISLPVTYSRDFIPANRDHIPSPTTAKAWPHLECIASEIAPLQSCDVGLLIGYNCPQALVPREVVSGRENQPFAQKTDLGWSIVGYGNPCLDYGDAFGISHQVIVKEVVPDIQPSSNFTNKVHYVYRTQIKEIISPTEVIPTGEIKVGELSTSDPEVKKVQVHKIQVEEQRSLLDRLHKFSDWSRMVKAVARLKRYVKEAKDHKSRSHDISSLQERKEAELTIIKMVQETAFAQQIKTLQHHDVMQMKDKVNKLHKLCPFLDDQGILRVGGRLTHAALHPNVKHPAILPRDSHVSALLVKHYHEKTYHQGRGITMNELRANGFWILGCSKIVSSYIYKCVKCRRFRRRTEQQKMADLPEDRMETTPPFTYCGMDCFGPFYVKEGRKELKRYGLLITCMCSRAVHLEMLDDLSTDSLINSLRAFMAIRGTVRQIRCDQGTNFVGTRNEFIGAFKEMDQAKLGKLDCEFLMNTPASSHMGGVWERQIRTIRSVLMSILEQSAKQLDSSSLRTFLYEVMAVINSRPLTTDQLCDPSNPEPLTPNHILTMKSTIISPPPGRFVKEDLYLRKRWRRVQLLANTFWTRWKKEYLLNLQGRQKWTKEHRNAKINDVVLLKDEITPRNQWKLARIIEVYPGKDGKVRKVKLLLSDPTLDRAGKRTSKPVHLERPIQKTVILMEAEEDSQPHSA; this comes from the exons ATGGAACTTCAAGCATTTGCTGACTTCCTTTGCTGCTGTAAGACAGCCATGTCGCAAATGAAGGGGCTTGAAGTGCTCAATGACTGCAATGAAAACCAAAAAATGCTTGCAAAACTTCCAGATTGGCTGACTTCAAGGTGGAACAGAAAGGTTACAGAAGTGCAAGAAGAGACTCACACCTTTCCAAGCTTCAGCCAATTTGTAGATTTCATCTCACGGGAAGCCAAAATTGCCTGTAATCCCATAACATCTCTCTATGCTCTGAAGCCAAGTGAAACTGAAGGGGCAAAAACAACAAGGAACAGAGGCAATGGAGCAAAGGTGCTAGCAACTCGCTCAAATGAAAGGACTGTTAGTGCTAGTTGTGTGTACTGTGAAAGGTCGGGTCACAGTCTACTTAAGTGTAGAAGGTTCATAAATGAGAGCATTGTTGAGAGACTAAAGTTTGTTCAAGACAAGAAGTTATGTTTTGGCTGTCTGAACTCTGGTCATCGCTCCAAGGATTGTGAAAGTAGAGAAACCTGTGACACATGTAATAAAAGACATCCGACATGTCTTCATGACAATCGCAATAAGGAAGACAGAACAAGGAGACATCAAACCAAGAATAGTGACAGGACAAGACAAACGAACTCAGACGTCTCACAAGACAACAGTGTCACACCAACAACAAGTGAAGCAACTTCTAACAGAGTCACGCAGAATGTTGACGACACTCACACATCTTCCATTATTCCAGTATGGGTGTCAACCAAAGGTGAGCCAGAGCATGAAATTCTTGTGTACGCGCTCCTTGATACACAGAGCGATACAACCTTTATTCTTGAAGAAACGGCACAAGCTCTGCATGTCAAAGGTGAATCGACTCAGCTAAAGCTCACTACCATGTCTTCAAGAAACACAGTTGTGGCTTGTCGCAAGCTCTCAGGTCTACAAGTCAGAGGGTTCTACTCAAATAAGACCATTTCCCTACCAGTAACATATTCCAGAGACTTTATTCCCGCAAACCGAGATCACATTCCATCGCCTACAACAGCTAAGGCTTGGCCTCATCTTGAATGCATTGCAAGTGAGATCGCTCCACTACAAAGCTGTGATGTTGGTCTGCTGATTGGGTACAACTGCCCCCAAGCACTTGTTCCTCGTGAGGTTGTGTCTGGAAGGGAAAATCAGCCGTTCGCCCAAAAAACTGATCTGGGATGGAGTATTGTGGGTTATGGCAATCCATGTCTTGATTATGGAGATGCCTTCGGAATAAGTCACCAAGTCATTGTGAAGGAAGTGGTGCCTGACATTCAGCCTTCTTCAAACTTCACCAACAAGGTTCACTATGTCTACAGAACTCAAATAAAGGAAATTATCTCTCCCACAGAG GTCATACCCACTGGTGAAATTAAGGTGGGAGAGTTATCAACCAGTGACCCGGAGGTTAAGAAGGTTCAAGTCCACAAGATACAAGTGGAGGAACAAAGGTCCTTGTTAGATCGCCTACACAAGTTTTCCGACTGGTCGAGAATGGTTAAGGCAGTTGCTAGACTCAAGCGGTATGTGAAAGAAGCAAAGGATCACAAGAGTAGATCACACGACATCAGTAGCCTACAAGAGAGAAAGGAAGCAGAATTAACGATCATAAAGATGGTTCAAGAAACCGCCTTTGCTCAGCAAATAAAAACCTTGCAACACCATGATGTGATGCAGATGAAAGACAAGGTTAACAAGTTACACAAGTTATGTCCATTTCTTGATGACCAAGGCATTCTTCGGGTAGGCGGACGCTTAACACATGCAGCTTTGCACCCCAATGTCAAGCATCCTGCGATCCTGCCAAGAGACAGTCACGTGTCGGCATTACTGGTCAAACATTATCACGAGAAGACATACCATCAAGGACGAGGGATCACCATGAATGAACTTCGAGCTAACGGATTCTGGATTCTTGGATGCAGCAAGATTGTGTCATCTTACAtctataaatgtgtaaaatgcaGAAGGTTCAGAAGGCgcacagagcagcagaagatggCAGACCTCCCAGAGGATCGGATGGAGACCACACCGCCATTCACCTACTGTGGGATGGACTGCTTTGGTCCTTTTTATGTCAAAGAAGGCCGCAAGGAGCTAAAGCGTTATGGCTTGCTAATCACTTGCATGTGCTCCAGGGCAGTGCATCTTGAAATGCTTGATGATCTCTCTACAGATTCCCTCATCAACTCCTTACGTGCATTCATGGCCATAAGAGGTACAGTTCGCCAGATAAGATGCGATCAAGGCACGAATTTTGTCGGCACTAGAAATGAGTTTATTGGAGCATTTAAGGAAATGGATCAAGCCAAGCTAGGGAAACTGGACTGCGAGTTTCTCATGAACACCCCAGCGTCTAGTCACATGGGTGGTGTCTGGGAAAGACAAATTCGCACCATAAGAAGTGTTCTCATGTCCATTCTGGAACAATCAGCCAAACAACTCGACAGCTCCTCTCTGAGGACATTCCTGTATGAAGTCATGGCAGTGATTAATAGCAGACCATTGACTACTGACCAACTATGTGATCCATCAAACCCAGAACCTTTAACACCGAATCACATACTAACCATGAAGTCCACAATCATCTCTCCACCTCCAGGAAGGTTTGTGAAAGAAGATCTTTATCTCCGTAAGAGGTGGCGTCGTGTTCAACTACTTGCCAACACTTTCTGGACAAGGTGGAAAAAGGAGTATTTGTTAAATCTTCAAGGCAGACAGAagtggaccaaagagcacagaAATGCTAAGATCAATGATGTTGTCCTCCTGAAGGATGAGATAACTCCACGCAACCAGTGGAAGTTGGCAAGGATCATTGAAGTGTATCCTGGAAAGGATGGAAAAGTGAGGAAGGTGAAATTGCTGCTGAGTGATCCAACCCTGGATAGAGCAGGAAAACGTACCTCCAAACCTGTGCACCTGGAAAGACCCATTCAGAAGACAGTCATTCTGATGGAAGCGGAAGAAGATTCTCAACCGCACTCTGCTTAA